In Tachysurus fulvidraco isolate hzauxx_2018 chromosome 1, HZAU_PFXX_2.0, whole genome shotgun sequence, a single window of DNA contains:
- the agfg2 gene encoding arf-GAP domain and FG repeat-containing protein 2 isoform X2 translates to MSNRKHRDNQEICARKVRELAQTGPNKHCFECGQPGVTYTDITVGCFVCTSCSGMLRGLNPPHRVKSISMTTFSQQEVEFLQNHGNEVGKRMWLCTFDPKTDGSFDTRDSQKFKEFLQDKYERKKWHFSKSKVRRDIEPPWNTGVQAPAQNQPPSGHPLNPAARPSRALSQAQLPSWDRVPSVCPADVRTEVFTARPTRSQSFRDHTIKDSLLSGMERQRPGTISPGMGPQSRLPSFPALPRPSGRSVSSGAGAPFRTVPKSLSLDFGGLGSTPSALSSQAPPLVSQDKYAAVSQLDKVLSDTPTTVASTSPSSGPPQYSTLFGNRVSTSSTPASSPGVPEVNSASQTFANFPNPFCSTASSSQPVLSPSNPFNSTATSDSSTLVSPSSAAFPHSASFPAPTSQNAFPHEPSNNQETNGFTSFQALESTSKAQRPMSVNPFTGMVYPTRGTSLNPFI, encoded by the exons ATGTCAAACCGAAAGCACCGGGACAACCAGGAGATTTGCGCCCGCAAGGTCCGGGAGCTCGCGCAAACAGGCCCCAACAAGCACTGCTTCGAGTGCGGCCAGCCTGGTGTAACTTACACCGATATCACGGTGGGCTGCTTCGTTTGCACATCATGTTCCGGAATGCT GAGGGGGCTCAACCCGCCCCACAGGGTCAAGTCCATTTCCATGACAACCTTTTCCCAACAGGAAGTAGAGTTTTTGCAAAACCATGGCAACGAG GTTGGGAAGAGGATGTGGCTCTGTACGTTCGACCCAAAGACTGATGGCTCTTTTGACACACGCGACTCGCAGAAGTTTAAAGAATTTCTTCAGGATAAATACGAGAGGAAGAAATG GCATTTCTCTAAGAGTAAAGTCAGGAGGGATATAGAGCCTCCCTGGAATACAGGGGTTCAAGCTCCTGCTCAGAATCAGCCTCCTTCTGGACACCCGCTGAATCCAGCAGCCCGACCATCACGTGCTTTG tcccAGGCTCAGCTGCCATCATGGGATAGAGTTCCATCTGTGTGTCCAGCTGATGTACGTACAGAGGTTTTCACAGCTCGACCCACTCGATCCCAGAGCTTCAGAGACCACACTATTAAAG attcTTTGTTAAGTGGGATGGAGAGGCAGAGACCAGGAACAATTTCACCAGGAATGGGACCACAGAGTCGCCTTCCCTCGTTCCCTGCCCTTCCACGGCCTTCAG GTCGCTCGGTATCCTCAGGAGCCGGAGCCCCATTTAGGACTGTCCCTAAATCTCTTAGTTTGGATTTTGGAGGTCTTGGATCTACCCCTAGTGCCCTGAGCTCACAGGCTCCACCTCTTGTCTCTCAGGACAAGTATGCTGCCGTGTCTCAACTAGACAAGGTCTTATCTGACACACCCACCACAG ttgcATCTACATCTCCCTCTAGTGGCCCTCCTCAATACAGCACCCTGTTTGGCAACAGAGTCTCTACTAGTTCTACACCTGCCAG CTCACCAGGTGTGCCAGAGGTCAATTCAGCCTCTCAGACATTTGCAA ATTTTCCAAACCCATTCTGCTCTACAGCCAGCAGTTCACAGCCTGTTCTATCCCCCAGTAACCCCTTCAACAGCACAGCCACAA GTGACAGCAGTACACTTGTGTCACCATCTTCAGCTGCCTTCCCCCACTCAGCCTCCTTTCCCGCTCCCACCTCCCAGAATGCTTTTCCTCATGAGCCATCTAATAATCAGGAGACAAATG GTTTC
- the agfg2 gene encoding arf-GAP domain and FG repeat-containing protein 2 isoform X1: MSNRKHRDNQEICARKVRELAQTGPNKHCFECGQPGVTYTDITVGCFVCTSCSGMLRGLNPPHRVKSISMTTFSQQEVEFLQNHGNEVGKRMWLCTFDPKTDGSFDTRDSQKFKEFLQDKYERKKWHFSKSKVRRDIEPPWNTGVQAPAQNQPPSGHPLNPAARPSRALSQAQLPSWDRVPSVCPADVRTEVFTARPTRSQSFRDHTIKDSLLSGMERQRPGTISPGMGPQSRLPSFPALPRPSASSTFKNSFTLGRSVSSGAGAPFRTVPKSLSLDFGGLGSTPSALSSQAPPLVSQDKYAAVSQLDKVLSDTPTTVASTSPSSGPPQYSTLFGNRVSTSSTPASSPGVPEVNSASQTFANFPNPFCSTASSSQPVLSPSNPFNSTATSDSSTLVSPSSAAFPHSASFPAPTSQNAFPHEPSNNQETNGFTSFQALESTSKAQRPMSVNPFTGMVYPTRGTSLNPFI, translated from the exons ATGTCAAACCGAAAGCACCGGGACAACCAGGAGATTTGCGCCCGCAAGGTCCGGGAGCTCGCGCAAACAGGCCCCAACAAGCACTGCTTCGAGTGCGGCCAGCCTGGTGTAACTTACACCGATATCACGGTGGGCTGCTTCGTTTGCACATCATGTTCCGGAATGCT GAGGGGGCTCAACCCGCCCCACAGGGTCAAGTCCATTTCCATGACAACCTTTTCCCAACAGGAAGTAGAGTTTTTGCAAAACCATGGCAACGAG GTTGGGAAGAGGATGTGGCTCTGTACGTTCGACCCAAAGACTGATGGCTCTTTTGACACACGCGACTCGCAGAAGTTTAAAGAATTTCTTCAGGATAAATACGAGAGGAAGAAATG GCATTTCTCTAAGAGTAAAGTCAGGAGGGATATAGAGCCTCCCTGGAATACAGGGGTTCAAGCTCCTGCTCAGAATCAGCCTCCTTCTGGACACCCGCTGAATCCAGCAGCCCGACCATCACGTGCTTTG tcccAGGCTCAGCTGCCATCATGGGATAGAGTTCCATCTGTGTGTCCAGCTGATGTACGTACAGAGGTTTTCACAGCTCGACCCACTCGATCCCAGAGCTTCAGAGACCACACTATTAAAG attcTTTGTTAAGTGGGATGGAGAGGCAGAGACCAGGAACAATTTCACCAGGAATGGGACCACAGAGTCGCCTTCCCTCGTTCCCTGCCCTTCCACGGCCTTCAG CAAGTAGCACTTTCAAAAACAGCTTCACACTAG GTCGCTCGGTATCCTCAGGAGCCGGAGCCCCATTTAGGACTGTCCCTAAATCTCTTAGTTTGGATTTTGGAGGTCTTGGATCTACCCCTAGTGCCCTGAGCTCACAGGCTCCACCTCTTGTCTCTCAGGACAAGTATGCTGCCGTGTCTCAACTAGACAAGGTCTTATCTGACACACCCACCACAG ttgcATCTACATCTCCCTCTAGTGGCCCTCCTCAATACAGCACCCTGTTTGGCAACAGAGTCTCTACTAGTTCTACACCTGCCAG CTCACCAGGTGTGCCAGAGGTCAATTCAGCCTCTCAGACATTTGCAA ATTTTCCAAACCCATTCTGCTCTACAGCCAGCAGTTCACAGCCTGTTCTATCCCCCAGTAACCCCTTCAACAGCACAGCCACAA GTGACAGCAGTACACTTGTGTCACCATCTTCAGCTGCCTTCCCCCACTCAGCCTCCTTTCCCGCTCCCACCTCCCAGAATGCTTTTCCTCATGAGCCATCTAATAATCAGGAGACAAATG GTTTC
- the agfg2 gene encoding arf-GAP domain and FG repeat-containing protein 2 isoform X3, with translation MFRNAVGKRMWLCTFDPKTDGSFDTRDSQKFKEFLQDKYERKKWHFSKSKVRRDIEPPWNTGVQAPAQNQPPSGHPLNPAARPSRALSQAQLPSWDRVPSVCPADVRTEVFTARPTRSQSFRDHTIKDSLLSGMERQRPGTISPGMGPQSRLPSFPALPRPSASSTFKNSFTLGRSVSSGAGAPFRTVPKSLSLDFGGLGSTPSALSSQAPPLVSQDKYAAVSQLDKVLSDTPTTVASTSPSSGPPQYSTLFGNRVSTSSTPASSPGVPEVNSASQTFANFPNPFCSTASSSQPVLSPSNPFNSTATSDSSTLVSPSSAAFPHSASFPAPTSQNAFPHEPSNNQETNGFTSFQALESTSKAQRPMSVNPFTGMVYPTRGTSLNPFI, from the exons ATGTTCCGGAATGCT GTTGGGAAGAGGATGTGGCTCTGTACGTTCGACCCAAAGACTGATGGCTCTTTTGACACACGCGACTCGCAGAAGTTTAAAGAATTTCTTCAGGATAAATACGAGAGGAAGAAATG GCATTTCTCTAAGAGTAAAGTCAGGAGGGATATAGAGCCTCCCTGGAATACAGGGGTTCAAGCTCCTGCTCAGAATCAGCCTCCTTCTGGACACCCGCTGAATCCAGCAGCCCGACCATCACGTGCTTTG tcccAGGCTCAGCTGCCATCATGGGATAGAGTTCCATCTGTGTGTCCAGCTGATGTACGTACAGAGGTTTTCACAGCTCGACCCACTCGATCCCAGAGCTTCAGAGACCACACTATTAAAG attcTTTGTTAAGTGGGATGGAGAGGCAGAGACCAGGAACAATTTCACCAGGAATGGGACCACAGAGTCGCCTTCCCTCGTTCCCTGCCCTTCCACGGCCTTCAG CAAGTAGCACTTTCAAAAACAGCTTCACACTAG GTCGCTCGGTATCCTCAGGAGCCGGAGCCCCATTTAGGACTGTCCCTAAATCTCTTAGTTTGGATTTTGGAGGTCTTGGATCTACCCCTAGTGCCCTGAGCTCACAGGCTCCACCTCTTGTCTCTCAGGACAAGTATGCTGCCGTGTCTCAACTAGACAAGGTCTTATCTGACACACCCACCACAG ttgcATCTACATCTCCCTCTAGTGGCCCTCCTCAATACAGCACCCTGTTTGGCAACAGAGTCTCTACTAGTTCTACACCTGCCAG CTCACCAGGTGTGCCAGAGGTCAATTCAGCCTCTCAGACATTTGCAA ATTTTCCAAACCCATTCTGCTCTACAGCCAGCAGTTCACAGCCTGTTCTATCCCCCAGTAACCCCTTCAACAGCACAGCCACAA GTGACAGCAGTACACTTGTGTCACCATCTTCAGCTGCCTTCCCCCACTCAGCCTCCTTTCCCGCTCCCACCTCCCAGAATGCTTTTCCTCATGAGCCATCTAATAATCAGGAGACAAATG GTTTC